From a single Arachis hypogaea cultivar Tifrunner chromosome 3, arahy.Tifrunner.gnm2.J5K5, whole genome shotgun sequence genomic region:
- the LOC112791370 gene encoding uncharacterized protein, translating into MTSHPLHPTCDFDTDSVASSPRSDNFHDAPQRVRFMCSFGGKILPRPHDNQLRYVGGDTRILAVNRSISFPAFLLKLSKLSGMTNITAKYQLPNEDLDALISVTTDEDVENMMDEYDRVAHNQNPRSARLRLFLFPESSVADDTSRAGSISSLLNGSVKRESWFLDALNGGVSALERGRSEASSMVSEVPDYLFGLDNSEETQSNRELRHKDRPGLYSDPGSPAPVASQFSSTSSVPCVPSIPNLPPVKTKPANPAPEVESKEIQIEAEPAPQPQPQPNTYPGNTVLHYAADASYSGHSVQPVPVYYFPGPVQPGTLPVHMQAPYPYVQQPYHAVVPGQVPVGYHHLVPGSGQVYGAGLRHVSPMHHPYSASATAAVVQDGVKQQVYQAVPGSGYPAMVMTGGDEPQRGGSEFVAGRVGSPTP; encoded by the exons ATGACGTCACACCCACTCCATCCCACCTGCGACTTCGACACTGACTCCGTCGCCTCCTCCCCTCGCTCCGACAACTTCCACGACGCCCCTCAACGCGTCCGCTTCATGTGCAGCTTCGGCGGCAAGATCCTCCCTCGTCCTCACGACAACCAGCTCCGCTACGTCGGCGGTGACACCCGCATACTTGCCGTCAACCGCTCCATCTCCTTCCCCGCCTTCCTCCTCAAGCTCTCCAAGCTATCAG GTATGACCAACATAACCGCCAAGTACCAGCTTCCCAACGAGGACCTTGACGCGCTTATTTCTGTCACCACCGACGAAGACGTCGAGAACATGATGGACGAGTACGACCGCGTCGCACACAATCAAAATCCCCGATCCGCTCGTCTTCGCCTTTTCCTCTTTCCGGAATCATCCGTCGCCGACGATACCTCCCGAGCCGGCAGCATCAGCTCCCTCCTCAACGGCTCCGTTAAACGCGAGAGCTGGTTCCTCGATGCCCTCAACGGTGGCGTCTCAGCCCTCGAGCGAGGCCGCTCCGAAGCTTCCTCCATGGTCTCGGAGGTTCCCGATTACCTCTTCGGGTTGGACAACTCCGAAGAAACGCAAAGCAACCGCGAATTACGACATAAGGACCGACCCGGTCTATATTCGGATCCGGGTTCTCCTGCCCCAGTTGCGTCTCAATTTTCCTCCACATCATCAGTGCCGTGCGTGCCATCTATCCCCAACCTTCCACCAGTTAAAACCAAACCGGCGAACCCGGCTCCTGAAGTGGAGTCCAAGGAGATTCAAATCGAAGCTGAACCGGCTCCACAACCTCAACCGCAACCAAACACGTATCCGGGTAACACTGTTCTGCACTACGCCGCGGATGCCTCCTATTCGGGCCATTCTGTTCAACCGGTTCCGGTTTACTATTTTCCCGGTCCGGTTCAACCAGGAACTCTTCCGGTTCATATGCAGGCTCCATATCCATACGTTCAACAACCGTATCATGCAGTGGTTCCGGGTCAGGTTCCAGTCGGGTACCATCATTTGGTTCCGGGTTCGGGTCAAGTATATGGCGCAGGTCTGAGGCATGTAAGCCCGATGCACCATCCATACAGTGCATCTGCCACAGCAGCTGTGGTTCAAGACGGTGTGAAACAGCAGGTGTATCAGGCAGTGCCTGGTTCCGGTTACCCAGCAATGGTAATGACAGGTGGGGATGAACCACAGAGAGGTGGTTCGGAGTTTGTGGCGGGTCGGGTCGGGTCGCCAACTCCCTAA
- the LOC112791369 gene encoding uncharacterized protein, which yields MGEQLEKQERAVLMVEDEEKDGLLEGMAVLDFDMLCSSVALRTSHRNWGKLGRVVGNDDDDEEQNGGEFGGVLRMWEGELLDCFDDRRILLESTCCPCYRFGKNMKRAGFGSCYIQAAMYFLLAIGAFLNFIAFAVTKRHCFLYLAAAFIFSVGSYLGFFRSRIRHKFNIKGSDSSLDECVYHFACPCCTLSQESRTLEMNNVQDGTWHGRGDTICIDGFGGKGKLNPPPLITVESINDKGSMEKNTNLHNPA from the exons ATGGGGGAACAACTGGAGAAGCAAGAGAGGGCGGTGCTTATGGTGGAGGACGAAGAAAAGGACGGGTTGTTGGAGGGAATGGCGGTTTTGGACTTCGACATGCTGTGCTCCTCCGTGGCGTTGAGAACCTCGCATCGGAATTGGGGGAAGCTTGGGAGGGttgttgggaatgatgatgatgatgaagaacaaaatgGTGGAGAGTTTGGCGGGGTTTTGAGGATGTGGGAAGGTGAACTCCTTGATTGTTTCGATGATCGTCGCATTCTTCTTGAATCCACATG CTGTCCTTGCTACCGATTTGGGAAGAACATGAAGAGAGCTGGTTTTGGTTCTTGCTACATTCAG GCAGCAATGTATTTCCTGCTTGCCATTGGTGCCTTCCTTAATTTTATTGCCTTTGCTGTCACGAAACGGCACTGCTTTCTCTATCTGGCAGCTGCCTTCATCTTCTCTGTTGGATCATATTTAGGATTCTTCCGGTCACGTATAAGACATAAGTTCAACATCAAG GGTAGTGATAGTTCCTTGGATGAGTGCGTCTACCATTTTGCTTGTCCTTGCTGTACATTAAGTCAg GAGTCTAGAACCTTGGAGATGAACAATGTTCAGGATGGAACTTGGCATGGTCGTGGTGACACAATATGCATCGATGGCTTTGGTGGAAAGGGCAAGTTAAACCCTCCTCCTCTTATTACAGTCGAGTCTATCAATGATAAAGGTAGCATGGAAAAGAACACAAATTTACACAATCCAGCTTGA